The Cygnus atratus isolate AKBS03 ecotype Queensland, Australia chromosome 12, CAtr_DNAZoo_HiC_assembly, whole genome shotgun sequence genome has a segment encoding these proteins:
- the LOC118257862 gene encoding 5-hydroxyisourate hydrolase-like isoform X1: MPNNYSSGWSAGRHSVAVAGSGTALPGSTPALVTPLLQVGGTERPRGSLTTHVLNTATGLPAARLALRLAQLQEPGAQWRELAQRWTDEDGRCLPLLPPGQAKAGTYKLRFETGEYWQSLGHTSFYPFVEVVFTITDPAQKLHIPLLISPYSYTTYRGS; encoded by the exons ATGCCAAATAATTACTCCTCGGGGTGGAGTGCTGGGAGGCACAGCGTGGCGGTGGCGGGGAGTGGGACAGCGCTGCCGGGGAGCACCCCAGCCCTTGTCACTCCCCTGCTGCAGGTTGGAGGCACGGAGAGGCCGCGCGGCTCCCTGACCACCCACGTGCTGAACACGGCCACGGGgctgcccgccgcccgcctcgcCCTCCGcctggcccagctgcaggagccgggGGCGCAGTGGAGGGAGCTGGCGCAGAG GTGGACAGACGAGGACGGGCGCTGCCTGCCGCTCCTGCCTCCGGGGCAGGCTAAGGCTGGCACCTACAAGCTGCGCTTTGAGACGGGGGAGTACTGGCAGAGCCTGGGGCACACCAGCTTCTACCCCTTCGTGGAG GTCGTCTTCACCATCACCGACCCAGCCCAGAAGCTGCACATCCCGCTGCTGATCAGCCCCTACTCCTACACAACGTACCGGGGCAGCTAG
- the DBNDD1 gene encoding dysbindin domain-containing protein 1 has translation MEAPGAGGAAELGKETLAPERTAGTPVPGTAEEAPDVPVEEQGGIPIPTASLLQVTERRQPLSSVSSLEVHFDLLDLTELTDMSDQELAEVFADSDEENAAGESPSGLHPQAMPRAGYLRSPSWTRAREQGREKKHLSDSELQPGAVDAFLAVERPQQE, from the exons ATGGAGGCTCCGGGAGCGGGCGGCGCCGCAG agctgggcaagGAGACGCTGGCCCCGGAGCGAACGGCGGGGACCCCTGTCCCCGGGACGGCTGAGGAGGCCCCCGACGTCCCCGTGGAGGAGCAGGGCggcatccccatccccaccgccagcctgctgcaggtcACCGAGCGGAGAC AGCCGCTGAGCAGCGTGTCCTCGCTGGAGGTGCACTTCGACCTGCTCGACCTGACGGAGCTGACCGACATGTCGGACCAGGAGCTGGCCGAGGTCTTCGCCGATTCCGACGAGGAGAACGCGGCCGGAGAATCGCCCAGCG GGCTGCACCCACAGGCCATGCCGCGGGCAGGGTACCTGCGCTCGCCCTCCTGGACCCGCGCGCGGGAGCAGGGCCGGGAGAAGAAGCACCTCAGCGactcagagctgcagccaggcgCCGTGGACGCCTTCCTGGCGGTGGAGCGGCCGCAGCAGGAGTAG
- the GAS8 gene encoding dynein regulatory complex subunit 4 isoform X2, whose protein sequence is MLGEHIVRLREELDREREERNYFQLERDKIHTFWEITRRQLEEKKAELRNKDREMEEAEERHQVEIKVYKQKVKHLLYEHQENLTELKAEGTLSMKGAQKDHWAQEMELRKDMRSLKVELKEQELANEVVVKNMRLKQEEEITRLCNDFERQVKEIEAKYSKKMQVLRDELDLRRKTEIHEVEERKNNQISELMKNHEKAFSEIKNYYNDITLKNLALISLLKEQMEEMKKRENQLEKEKADVLLQNKQLKEPLQQAQEQVSELQKKLAHYDMDKEALTNTKARLKVIQKELKDLQWEHEVLEQRFSKVQAERDELYQKFTKAINEVQQKTGFKNLLLERKLKGLLDILEKKEVELSEVFAASNLDPGALSLVSHKLEDVLSSKNSAIEDLQFQLARVCKAHNDMLQTLEAKLTAFGIPLDNLGFKPLESPVLGQALGQGPAGLVAVPT, encoded by the exons ATG CTGGGGGAGCACATCGTGCGTCTCCGGGAGGAGCTGGATCGGGAACGGGAAGAGCGCAACTACTTCCAGCTGGAGCGCGACAAGATTCACACGTTCTGGGAGATCACCCGCcggcagctggaggagaagaaagcagagctgcGTAACAAGGACCGCGAGAtggaggaggcggaggagcgGCACCAAGTGGAGATCAAG GTTTACAAGCAGAAGGTGAAGCACTTGTTGTACGAGCACCAGGAAAACCTCACCGAGCTGAAGGCAGAGGGCACCCTGTCCATGAAGGGGGCCCAGAAGGATCACTGGGCCCAGGAGATGGAGCTGCGCAAAGACATGCGCTCCTTAAAGGTGGAGCTGAAGGAGCAAGAGCTGGCCAACGAGGTGGTGGTGAAAAACATGCGCCTG AAGCAAGAGGAAGAGATCACGCGGCTGTGCAACGACTTCGAGAGACAAGTGAAAG AGATTGAGGCCAAGTACAGCAAGAAGATGCAAGTGCTGCGGGATGAGCTTGACTTGCGCCGGAAGACTGAGATCCATGAGgtagaggagaggaaaaacaaccagATCAGTGAACTGATGAAGAACCACGAGAAGGCCTTCAGTGAGATCAAGAACTACTACAACGATATCACCCTCAAAAACCTGGCACTCATCAGCTTGCTCAAG GAGCAGATGGAGGagatgaagaagagagagaatcagttggaaaaggagaaggcagaCGTGCTGCTCCAGAACAAGCAACTGAAGGAGCCCCTGCAGCAGGCCCAGGAGCAGGTGTCTGAGCTGCAGAAGAAGTTGGCCCACTATGACATGGACAAGGAGGCTCTGACG AACACAAAAGCCCGTCTGAAAGTCATCCAGAAGGAACTGAAAGACCTTCAGTGGGAACACGAAGTGCTGGAGCAGCGGTTCAGTAAG GTGCAGGCGGAGCGAGATGAGCTCTACCAGAAGTTCACCAAAGCCATTAACGAGGTGCAGCAGAAGACGGGGTTCAAGAACCTGCTCCTGGAGCGCAAGCTGAAAGGACTCCTCGACAtcctggagaaaaaggaggtgGAGCTCAGCGAGGTCTTTGCAGCCTCCAACCTCGACCCGGGCGCCCTCTCCTTGGTCTCACACAAGCTGGAG GACGTGCTCAGTTCCAAGAACAGCGCCATCGAGGACCTGCAGTTCCAGCTGGCCCGAGTCTGCAAG GCGCACAACGACATGCTGCAGACGCTGGAGGCGAAGCTGACGGCTTTTGGGATCCCGCTGGACAACCTGGGCTTCAAGCCCCTGGAGAGCCCGGTGCTGGGCCAGGCCTTGGGGCAGGGCCCCGCGGGACTCGTGGCGGTGCCCACGTGA
- the LOC118257836 gene encoding cadherin-1-like has protein sequence MSPCALLLLLLLQDAVLSTQADVVAFPKSGPDLRRQKRDWVIPPISCLENHRGPFPMKLVQIKSSKDKETKVFYSITGQGVDSPPVGVFTIERETGWLEVTQPLDREEIGKYVLFSHAVSANGQPVEDPMEIIITVTDQNDNKPVFTKQVFVGYIEENAKPGTSVMTVSATDADDTVKVDNGIISYSIVSQEPPRPHHQMFTIDPQKGVISVLSTGLDRETTPNYTLIVQATDQEGKGLSTTATAVIEVTDANDNIPVFNPNMYEGTVDENEVGLEVARLHVTDQDMPGSPAWQAVYRIKSGDQDGAFSIATDPNTNDGILRTAKGLDYETRSRYDLVVTVENKVPLSVSLRLSSASVLVLVRDVNEPPVFVPPVKRVEVSEDLPVGHEVTSYTAQDPDKDQRNKITYRMGSDPAGWLAIHPENGIVTAVQPLDRESVHAINSTYKAIVLAVDNGVPDATGTGTLLLHLQDVNDNGPTPEPRIFDICSRQPEEQTLTIVDKDLPPNTYPFEAALEHGSSTNWTVKVSGQDSLVLKLHKELEPGEYSIFLRLTDSQGKAQVTQVKAQVCECEGAAKNCQQGAFTATAIIEIRDTIDNAPVFSFTMVVPKEPLKMQAAHRDGHGLQATATTVISTQMRRRALPVVQEGSRAPSRRRLPPGRQAGRTSTACPR, from the exons ATGTCACCCTgcgccctcctcctcctcctcctcctgcag GACGcggtgctcagcacccaggcAGATGTTGTGGCCTTCCCCAAGTCCGGCCCCGACCTCCGAAGGCAGAAGAGGGACTGGGTCATCCCCCCCATCAGCTGCCTCGAGAACCACCGGGGGCCCTTCCCCATGAAGCTGGTGCAG ATCAAATCCAGCAAGGACAAGGAGACCAAGGTTTTCTACAGCATCACGGGGCAGGGGGTGGACAGCCCCCCCGTGGGCGTCTTCACCATCGAGCGTGAGACGGGGTGGCTGGAGGTGACGCAGCCGCTGGACCGCGAGGAGATCGGGAAATACGTC CTCTTCTCCCATGCAGTGTCGGCCAACGGGCAGCCCGTGGAGGACCCGATGGAGATCATCATCACGGTGACAGACCAGAACGACAACAAGCCCGTCTTCACCAAGCAGGTCTTCGTCGGCTACATCGAGGAGAACGCGAAGCCGg GCACCTCCGTGATGACCGTGAGCGCCACGGACGCGGACGACACGGTGAAGGTGGACAACGGCATCATCAGCTACTCCATCGTCAGCCAGGAGCCGCCGCGCCCGCACCACCAGATGTTCACCATCGACCCCCAGAAGGGCGTCATCAGCGTCCTCAGCACGGGGCTGGACCGGGAG ACCACCCCCAACTACACGCTGATCGTCCAGGCCACGGACCAGGAGGGCAAGGGGCTGTCCACCACCGCCACGGCCGTCATCGAGGTCACGGATGCCAACGACAACATTCCCGTCTTCAACCCCAACATG TACGAGGGGACGGTGGACGAGAACGaggtggggctggaggtggccaGGCTGCACGTGACGGACCAGGACATGCCGGGCTCCCCGGCCTGGCAAGCCGTCTACCGCATCAAGAGTGGAGACCAGGACGGCGCCTTCAGCATCGCCACCGACCCCAACACCAACGACGGCATCCTGAGAACCGCCAAG GGCCTGGACTACGAGACCAGGAGCCGCTACGACCTCGTGGTGACGGTGGAGAACAAAGTCCCCCTCTCCGTGTCCCTCAGGCTCTCCTCGGCCAGCGTCCTGGTGCTCGTCAGGGATGTGAACGAGCCCCCCGTCTTCGTGCCCCCTGTCAAGAGGGTGGAGGTGTCGGAGGACCTGCCGGTGGGGCACGAGGTCACATCCTACACAGCCCAGGACCCCGACAAGGATCAGAGGAACAAAATCAC GTACCGCATGGGCAGCGACCCCGCGGGGTGGCTGGCCATCCACCCCGAGAACGGCATCGTCACGGCCGTCCAGCCGCTGGACCGGGAGTCGGTGCACGCCATCAACAGCACCTACAAGGCCATCGTCCTGGCCGTGGACAACG gggtGCCGGACGCAACTGGCACGGGGacgctgctgctgcacctccaGGATGTGAACGACAACGGGCCCACGCCGGAGCCCCGGATCTTCGACATCTGCAGCCGGCAGCCTGAGGAGCAGACGCTGACCATCGTCGACAAGGACCTGCCCCCAAACACGTACCCCTTCGAGGCAGCGCTGGAGCACGGCTCCAGCACCAACTGGACCGTCAAGGTGTCCGGCCAAG ACTCGCTGGTCCTGAAACTGCATAAGGAGCTGGAGCCGGGGGAGTACAGCATCTTCCTGAGGCTGACGGACAGCCAGGGCAAGGCGCAGGTGACACAAGTCAAAGCCCAGGTGTGCGAGTGCGAAGGGGCAGCCAAAAACTGTCAGCAGGGAGCGTTCACTGCCACGGCCATCATCGAGATCAGGGATACCATCGACAACGCTCCCGTCTTCAGCTTCACCATG GTGGTCCCCAAAGAGCCCCTGAAGATGCAGGCTGCTCACAGGGACGGACACGGGCTCCAAGCCACCGCCACCACTGTTATCAGCACGCAGATGAGGCGCCGGGCCCTCCCAGTGGTGCAGGAGGGGAGCCGGGCTCCGTCCCGCAGGCGGCTGCCCCCCGGGAGGCAGGCAGGTCGGACGAGCACGGCTTGCCCGCGGTGA
- the DEF8 gene encoding differentially expressed in FDCP 8 homolog: protein MAYDEKLARFRQAHLNPFNKGPEPPAGGGPEEPPPGAPPPAARRPEPCPGDAESPERPMDLGLAEDHFSRPVGLILAPDVRQLRRAIEECKRAILALPEHSERQKDAVVRLIHLRLKLQELQDPDEEEPNIRVVLEHRFYKEKSKSVKQTCDKCSTIIWGLIQTWYTCTGCYYRCHSKCLPLVTKPCVRSKVSHQAEYQLSICPESGLDSQDYRCAECRAPIALRGVPSEARQCDYTGLYYCSSCHWNDLAVVPARAIHNWDFEPRKVSRCSMRYLALMVSRPVLKLREINPLLFNYVEELVEIRKLRQDILLMKPYFITCKEAMEARLLLQLQDRQHFVENDEMYSLQDLIDIEAGRLSCSLTEIHTLFAKHIKLDCERCQAKGFVCELCKEGDVLFPFDSHTSVCTDCSAVFHRDCYYDNSTTCPKCARLSLRKQSLFQDSVAEAEP, encoded by the exons ATGGCGTACGACGAGAAGCTGGCCCGGTTCCGGCAGGCTCACCTCAACCCCTTCAACAAGGGCCCCGAGCCTCCCGCCGGGGGGGGACCCGAGGAGccgccccccggtgcccccccgccGGCTGCCCGGCGGCCGGAGCCGTGCCCGGGGGACGCCGAGAGCCCGGAGCGCCCCATGGACCTGGGGCTGGCCGAGGACCACTTCTCGCGGCCCGTG GGCCTGATCCTGGCGCCCGACGTGCGGCAGCTGCGCCGCGCCATCGAGGAGTGCAAGCGGGCCATCCTGGCGCTGCCCGAGCACTCGGAGCGGCAGAAGGACGCCGTGGTGCGCCTCATCCACCTCCGGCtcaagctgcaggagctgcag GACCCCGACGAGGAGGAGCCCAACATCCGCGTGGTGCTGGAGCACCGCTTCTACAAGGAGAAGAGCAAGAGCGTCAAGCAGACGTGCGACAAGTGCAGCACCATCATCTGGGGGCTCATCCAGACCTGGTACACCTGCACAG GGTGCTACTACCGGTGCCACAGCAAGTGCCTGCCCCTGGTCACCAAGCCCTGCGTCAGGTCCAAGGTGAGCCACCAGGCCGAGTACCAGCTCAGCATCTGCCCTGAGAGCGGGCTGGACAGCCAGGACTACCGCTGCGCCGAGTGCCGGGCACCCATCGCCCTCC GGGGGGTGCCCAGTGAGGCCCGGCAGTGCGACTACACCGGCCTCTActactgcagcagctgccactgGAACGACCTGGCCGTCGTCCCCGCCCGCGCCATCCACAACTGGGACTTTGAGCCCCGCAAG GTGTCGCGCTGCAGCATGCGGTACCTGGCGCTGATGGTGTCGCGGCCCGTGCTGAAGCTGCGGGAGATCAACCCCCTGCTCTTCAACTAcgtggaggagctggtggagatCCGG AAGCTGCGCCAGGACATCCTGCTGATGAAGCCGTACTTCATCACCTGCAAGGAGGCGATGGAGGcacggctgctgctgcag CTGCAGGACCGGCAGCACTTTGTGGAGAACGACGAGATGTACTCGCTGCAGGACCTCATCGACATTGAGGCCGGGCGCCTGAGCTGCTCCCTGACCGAGATCCACACCCTCTTCGCCAAGCACATCAAGCTGGACTGCGAG CGCTGCCAGGCGAAAGGCTTCGTGTGCGAGCTCTGCAAGGAGGGCGACGTGCTTTTCCCCTTCGACAGCCACACCTCGGTGTGCACCGACTGCTCCGCCGTCTTCCACAG GGACTGCTACTACGACAACTCCACCACGTGCCCCAAGTGCGCCCGGCTCAGCCTGCGGAAGCAGTCCCTCTTCCAGGACTCCGTGGCCGAGGCAGAGCCCTAG
- the LOC118257862 gene encoding 5-hydroxyisourate hydrolase-like isoform X2: protein MAACGVAPGTGTWQSRMEERQVGGTERPRGSLTTHVLNTATGLPAARLALRLAQLQEPGAQWRELAQRWTDEDGRCLPLLPPGQAKAGTYKLRFETGEYWQSLGHTSFYPFVEVVFTITDPAQKLHIPLLISPYSYTTYRGS, encoded by the exons ATGGCAGCCTGCGGGGTGGCACCGGGTACGGGGACCTGGCAGAGCAGGATGGAGGAGAGGCAG GTTGGAGGCACGGAGAGGCCGCGCGGCTCCCTGACCACCCACGTGCTGAACACGGCCACGGGgctgcccgccgcccgcctcgcCCTCCGcctggcccagctgcaggagccgggGGCGCAGTGGAGGGAGCTGGCGCAGAG GTGGACAGACGAGGACGGGCGCTGCCTGCCGCTCCTGCCTCCGGGGCAGGCTAAGGCTGGCACCTACAAGCTGCGCTTTGAGACGGGGGAGTACTGGCAGAGCCTGGGGCACACCAGCTTCTACCCCTTCGTGGAG GTCGTCTTCACCATCACCGACCCAGCCCAGAAGCTGCACATCCCGCTGCTGATCAGCCCCTACTCCTACACAACGTACCGGGGCAGCTAG
- the TUBB3 gene encoding tubulin beta-3 chain → MSTLAPLRLLREPWNASEGNQSNATAGAGGAWCQGFNVPNELFLMLGLVSLVENLLVVAAILKNRNLHSPMYYFICCLAVSDMLVSVSNLAETLFMLLMEHGVLVIRASIIRHMDNIIDMLICSSVVSSLSFLGVIAVDRYITIFYALRYHSIMTLQRAVVTMASVWLASTVSSTIFITYYRNNAILLCLISFFLFMLILMLVLYIHMFALARHHLRSISSQQKHLTVYHTSSLKGAVTLTILLGVFFVCWGPFFFHLILIVTCPTNPFCTCFFGYFNLFLILIICNSVVDPLIYAFRSRELRRTLREVVLCSWRRRRRGRPPRCRCRSAAGPAPLPLRSRPGRTMREIVHIQAGQCGNQIGAKFWEVISDEHGIDPSGNYVGDSDLQLERISVYYNEASSHKYVPRAILVDLEPGTMDSVRSGAFGHLFRPDNFIFGQSGAGNNWAKGHYTEGAELVDSVLDVVRKECENCDCLQGFQLTHSLGGGTGSGMGTLLISKVREEYPDRIMNTFSVVPSPKVSDTVVEPYNATLSIHQLVENTDETYCIDNEALYDICFRTLKLATPTYGDLNHLVSATMSGVTTSLRFPGQLNADLRKLAVNMVPFPRLHFFMPGFAPLTARGSQQYRALTVPELTQQMFDAKNMMAACDPRHGRYLTVATVFRGRMSMKEVDEQMLAIQSKNSSYFVEWIPNNVKVAVCDIPPRGLKMSSTFIGNSTAIQELFKRISEQFTAMFRRKAFLHWYTGEGMDEMEFTEAESNMNDLVSEYQQYQDATAEEEGEMYEDDEEESEAQGAK, encoded by the exons ATGTCAACATTGGCCCCCCTGCGCCTGCTCCGTGAGCCCTGGAACGCCAGCGAGGGCAACCAGAGCAACGCCAcggccggggctggcggcgccTGGTGCCAGGGGTTCAATGTGCCCAACGAACTCTTCCTCATGCTGGGGCTGGTGAGCCTGGTGGAGAACCTGCTGGTGGTGGCCGCCATCCTCAAGAACAGGAACCTGCACTCGCCCATGTACTACTTCATTTGTTGCCTGGCCGTCTCCGACATGCTGGTGAGCGTCAGCAACCTGGCGGAGACGCTCTTCATGCTGCTGATGGAGCATGGCGTGCTGGTGATCCGCGCCAGCATCATCCGCCACATGGACAACATCATCGACATGCTCATCTGCAGCTCCGTCGtgtcctccctctccttcctagGGGTGATCGCCGTGGACCGCTACATCACCATCTTCTACGCCCTGCGCTACCACAGCATCATGACGCTGCAGCGGGCCGTGGTGACTATGGCCAGCGTCTGGCTGGCCAGCACCGTCTCCAGCACCATCTTCATCACCTACTACCGCAACAACGCCATCCTCCTCTGCCTCATcagcttcttcctcttcatgcTGATCCTCATGCTGGTGCTCTACATCCACATGTTCGCCCTGGCCCGCCACCACCTGCGCAGCATCTCCAGCCAGCAGAAGCACCTGACCGTCTACCACACCAGCAGCCTGAAGGGAGCCGTGACGCTCACCATCCTGCTGGGCGTCTTCTTCGTCTGCTGGGGGCCCTTCTTCTTCCACCTCATCCTCATCGTCACCTGCCCCACCAACCCCTTCTGCACCTGCTTCTTCGGCTACTTCAAcctcttcctcatcctcatcATCTGCAACTCGGTGGTCGACCCCCTCATCTACGCCTTCCGGAGCCGGGAGCTCCGGCGGACGCTGCGGGAGgtggtgctgtgctcctg gcggcggcggcggcggggccgccccccgcgCTGCCGGTGCCGCTCCGCTGCCGGTCCCGCTCCGCTCCCGCTGcgctcccggcccggccgcaCCATGAGGGAGATCGTCCACATCCAGGCGGGGCAGTGCGGCAACCAGATCGGCGCCAAG ttctgGGAGGTGATCAGCGATGAGCACGGCATAGACCCCAGCGGCAACTACGTGGGCGACTCGGACCTGCAGCTGGAGCGCATCAGCGTCTACTACAATGAGGCCTCCT CTCACAAGTACGTGCCTCGCGCCATCCTGGTGGACCTGGAGCCGGGGACGATGGACAGCGTGCGCTCGGGTGCCTTCGGGCACCTCTTCCGCCCCGACAACTTCATTTTCG GTCAGAGTGGGGCCGGCAATAACTGGGCCAAGGGGCACTACACAGAAGGGGCCGAGCTGGTGGACTCGGTGCTGGACGTGGTGCGGAAGGAGTGCGAAAACTGCGACTGCCTGCAGGGCTTCCAGCTCACCCACTCGCTGGGTGGTGGCACGGGCTCGGGCATGGGCACCCTGCTGATCAGCAAGGTGCGCGAGGAGTACCCCGACCGCATCATGAACACTTTCAGCGTGGTGCCATCCCCCAAGGTGTCGGACACGGTGGTGGAGCCCTACAACGCCACCCTCTCCATCCACCAGCTGGTGGAGAACACGGATGAGACCTACTGCATCGACAACGAGGCGCTCTACGACATCTGCTTCCGCACGCTCAAGCTGGCCACCCCCACCTATGGCGACCTCAACCACCTCGTCTCTGCCACCATGAGCGGCGTCACCACCTCCCTGCGCTTCCCCGGGCAGCTCAACGCTGACCTGCGCAAGCTGGCGGTCAACATGGTGCCCTTCCCACGCCTCCACTTCTTCATGCCCGGCTTCGCCCCCCTGACGGCCCGCGGGTCCCAGCAGTACCGCGCCCTCACCGTCCCCGAGCTCACCCAGCAGATGTTTGATGCCAAGAACATGATGGCCGCCTGCGACCCGCGCCACGGCCGCTACCTCACCGTGGCCACCGTCTTCCGCGGCCGCATGTCCATGAAGGAGGTGGACGAGCAGATGCTGGCCATCCAGAGCAAGAACAGCTCCTACTTCGTGGAGTGGATCCCCAACAACGTCAAGGTGGCCGTCTGCGACATCCCGCCCCGGGGGCTGAAGATGTCCTCCACCTTCATCGGCAACAGCACGGCCATCCAGGAGCTCTTCAAGCGCATCTCGGAGCAGTTCACGGCCATGTTCCGCCGCAAGGCCTTCCTGCACTGGTACACGGGCGAGGGCATGGACGAGATGGAGTTCACCGAGGCCGAGAGCAACATGAACGACCTGGTGTCCGAGTACCAGCAGTACCAGGACGCCACGGCCGAGGAGGAAGGCGAGATGTACGAGGACGACGAGGAGGAGTCGGAGGCGCAGGGCGCCAAGTGA
- the GAS8 gene encoding dynein regulatory complex subunit 4 isoform X1 gives MAPKKAGRKGKGGKAPAVADASGPEEMSREQLGEHIVRLREELDREREERNYFQLERDKIHTFWEITRRQLEEKKAELRNKDREMEEAEERHQVEIKVYKQKVKHLLYEHQENLTELKAEGTLSMKGAQKDHWAQEMELRKDMRSLKVELKEQELANEVVVKNMRLKQEEEITRLCNDFERQVKEIEAKYSKKMQVLRDELDLRRKTEIHEVEERKNNQISELMKNHEKAFSEIKNYYNDITLKNLALISLLKEQMEEMKKRENQLEKEKADVLLQNKQLKEPLQQAQEQVSELQKKLAHYDMDKEALTNTKARLKVIQKELKDLQWEHEVLEQRFSKVQAERDELYQKFTKAINEVQQKTGFKNLLLERKLKGLLDILEKKEVELSEVFAASNLDPGALSLVSHKLEDVLSSKNSAIEDLQFQLARVCKAHNDMLQTLEAKLTAFGIPLDNLGFKPLESPVLGQALGQGPAGLVAVPT, from the exons ATG GCGCCCAAAAAGGccgggaggaaggggaagggcgGCAAGGCCCCGGCCGTGGCGGACGCCTCGGGCCCCGAGGAGATGAGCAGGGAGCAG CTGGGGGAGCACATCGTGCGTCTCCGGGAGGAGCTGGATCGGGAACGGGAAGAGCGCAACTACTTCCAGCTGGAGCGCGACAAGATTCACACGTTCTGGGAGATCACCCGCcggcagctggaggagaagaaagcagagctgcGTAACAAGGACCGCGAGAtggaggaggcggaggagcgGCACCAAGTGGAGATCAAG GTTTACAAGCAGAAGGTGAAGCACTTGTTGTACGAGCACCAGGAAAACCTCACCGAGCTGAAGGCAGAGGGCACCCTGTCCATGAAGGGGGCCCAGAAGGATCACTGGGCCCAGGAGATGGAGCTGCGCAAAGACATGCGCTCCTTAAAGGTGGAGCTGAAGGAGCAAGAGCTGGCCAACGAGGTGGTGGTGAAAAACATGCGCCTG AAGCAAGAGGAAGAGATCACGCGGCTGTGCAACGACTTCGAGAGACAAGTGAAAG AGATTGAGGCCAAGTACAGCAAGAAGATGCAAGTGCTGCGGGATGAGCTTGACTTGCGCCGGAAGACTGAGATCCATGAGgtagaggagaggaaaaacaaccagATCAGTGAACTGATGAAGAACCACGAGAAGGCCTTCAGTGAGATCAAGAACTACTACAACGATATCACCCTCAAAAACCTGGCACTCATCAGCTTGCTCAAG GAGCAGATGGAGGagatgaagaagagagagaatcagttggaaaaggagaaggcagaCGTGCTGCTCCAGAACAAGCAACTGAAGGAGCCCCTGCAGCAGGCCCAGGAGCAGGTGTCTGAGCTGCAGAAGAAGTTGGCCCACTATGACATGGACAAGGAGGCTCTGACG AACACAAAAGCCCGTCTGAAAGTCATCCAGAAGGAACTGAAAGACCTTCAGTGGGAACACGAAGTGCTGGAGCAGCGGTTCAGTAAG GTGCAGGCGGAGCGAGATGAGCTCTACCAGAAGTTCACCAAAGCCATTAACGAGGTGCAGCAGAAGACGGGGTTCAAGAACCTGCTCCTGGAGCGCAAGCTGAAAGGACTCCTCGACAtcctggagaaaaaggaggtgGAGCTCAGCGAGGTCTTTGCAGCCTCCAACCTCGACCCGGGCGCCCTCTCCTTGGTCTCACACAAGCTGGAG GACGTGCTCAGTTCCAAGAACAGCGCCATCGAGGACCTGCAGTTCCAGCTGGCCCGAGTCTGCAAG GCGCACAACGACATGCTGCAGACGCTGGAGGCGAAGCTGACGGCTTTTGGGATCCCGCTGGACAACCTGGGCTTCAAGCCCCTGGAGAGCCCGGTGCTGGGCCAGGCCTTGGGGCAGGGCCCCGCGGGACTCGTGGCGGTGCCCACGTGA